A single genomic interval of Aureliella helgolandensis harbors:
- a CDS encoding secretin N-terminal domain-containing protein, whose product MKNHVFRLICCSTLLLPVTAAYGEDTDGATPQPPQVATAHQPAQTTVQFSFERSPWRAVLEWLADESDLALHVGELPQGTFTYSDPQSYTPLEALDRVNLFLIPEGFSVVRSEQLLSVISLKDARSLKQLDAMARLVNATDLPQLGNYDVVKCLIPLGEVTPAEAAAELKPMQLMVEPVVLPSSNQLLVTDTAGKLKSVCAVLRALETTVAADKPVVESFQLEHVTLEQLLEVAAPHLAIEAGQLANEQINISADSTGMKLYVSGQPEAVSLLANLIKTIDLPANGTSQVPGDQLLKSHPVRAENLSSVYDVLHTLLANEPIRLSMEPTTNTIVALAAPSVHETIAETITELQGVDTIFSVVQLKTLEPHFVIALLDEMFDLSTAASRENLKIDADLASMRLFLRGKKDRVAEIQQVVEQLDATQTHDGTRVVPLFGPKAERVLEEAMRTWKGKAVAKPPRLSDKRQAISERIVGAQDVDTQEASELSDQQADNPLQVRSANFVSTLAVKEDLPESSADPSKAIGAKATPHGILLQSDNEQALALFEEHVRNIARSESTDDFQTVVYYLKYSSADDATRLLADLLEGATSVVDQQKGPQLINGSSASSSGLLGSYLRKNDGAMMVNSGTLTVISDARLNRLICLGTTTDIELVQQYLELIDKDASLTEIETRGRSHVIELQHTQAEEIADVVRDAYGDRVALTSKERQAQAAQLAASKDKSGNNSGNNLQVSKSQEAQMTLAVHEQSNALVVTAPEPLFLEVQQLIQKLDQQGAQAVEVVWYPNVERLEMLKDVLNIDSRSGRRR is encoded by the coding sequence ATGAAAAATCACGTTTTCAGATTGATCTGCTGTTCAACTCTACTGCTGCCAGTGACTGCAGCCTACGGAGAAGACACAGATGGCGCCACACCCCAGCCCCCGCAAGTCGCGACGGCCCACCAACCTGCGCAGACTACGGTTCAATTCTCCTTCGAGCGGAGCCCTTGGCGGGCGGTGCTGGAATGGTTGGCCGACGAATCGGACCTAGCACTCCATGTGGGAGAGCTGCCCCAGGGAACGTTTACCTATTCCGATCCGCAGTCTTACACACCACTGGAAGCGCTCGACCGCGTCAATCTATTCCTGATTCCAGAAGGTTTTTCCGTCGTACGTTCAGAACAGCTGCTTTCCGTCATCAGCCTCAAAGATGCGCGCAGCTTGAAACAGCTCGATGCGATGGCACGCTTGGTGAACGCCACCGACCTGCCTCAACTTGGAAATTATGATGTCGTCAAGTGCTTGATTCCGCTGGGGGAAGTGACGCCTGCCGAAGCGGCGGCCGAGCTGAAGCCTATGCAGTTGATGGTGGAGCCCGTAGTCTTGCCAAGCAGCAACCAATTGCTGGTCACCGACACGGCTGGAAAATTGAAAAGTGTGTGTGCCGTTCTCAGAGCTTTGGAAACCACCGTGGCGGCAGACAAACCCGTCGTGGAATCTTTCCAATTGGAACATGTCACACTCGAACAACTGCTCGAAGTGGCCGCACCTCACTTGGCTATCGAAGCGGGACAACTGGCGAACGAACAAATCAACATCTCCGCAGATTCTACAGGCATGAAACTGTATGTCTCAGGGCAACCCGAGGCCGTCAGCCTACTCGCTAATCTGATTAAGACGATCGATTTGCCAGCCAATGGTACGAGTCAAGTCCCAGGGGACCAACTGCTCAAATCACATCCTGTACGGGCTGAGAATCTGAGCTCCGTCTACGACGTACTCCACACCCTGTTGGCCAACGAGCCGATCCGCTTGTCAATGGAGCCGACGACCAACACCATCGTGGCCCTGGCCGCACCGAGTGTCCATGAAACCATTGCAGAGACGATCACCGAACTCCAAGGCGTGGATACTATTTTTTCCGTCGTACAATTGAAGACGCTGGAACCTCACTTTGTAATCGCCCTGCTCGACGAGATGTTCGATCTATCCACGGCCGCTAGCCGTGAGAACCTTAAGATTGACGCCGATTTGGCCAGCATGCGACTATTCCTGCGTGGTAAGAAGGACCGCGTCGCCGAAATCCAACAGGTTGTTGAACAACTCGATGCGACGCAAACCCACGATGGAACGCGTGTCGTCCCGCTCTTCGGCCCCAAAGCAGAGCGCGTCCTCGAGGAGGCGATGCGAACATGGAAGGGTAAAGCCGTTGCCAAGCCACCACGCCTGTCGGACAAGCGGCAAGCGATCAGCGAACGCATCGTGGGAGCTCAGGACGTCGACACCCAAGAGGCCAGCGAGCTTTCAGACCAACAAGCCGACAATCCACTCCAAGTACGCTCTGCCAATTTTGTCAGCACGCTTGCGGTCAAAGAAGATCTCCCCGAGAGTTCGGCTGATCCCTCCAAAGCAATTGGAGCCAAAGCAACACCCCACGGCATCCTTCTGCAATCGGACAATGAACAGGCTCTAGCGTTGTTTGAAGAACATGTCCGCAATATCGCCCGCTCGGAGAGTACCGACGACTTTCAAACCGTCGTCTACTACCTGAAGTACTCTTCGGCCGATGACGCCACCCGCTTGTTAGCCGATCTGCTGGAGGGGGCAACTTCAGTAGTCGACCAGCAAAAAGGCCCTCAGTTGATTAACGGTTCTTCCGCCTCCTCCTCGGGCCTGTTGGGCAGCTACTTGCGTAAGAACGATGGCGCGATGATGGTCAACTCGGGCACGCTGACGGTAATCTCCGATGCACGCTTAAACCGATTGATCTGCCTAGGAACGACCACCGATATCGAATTGGTTCAACAATATCTCGAATTGATTGACAAAGACGCGAGCTTGACGGAAATCGAGACGCGTGGGCGGTCCCATGTTATTGAGTTGCAACACACGCAAGCTGAAGAAATTGCGGATGTTGTGCGTGACGCCTATGGCGACCGCGTTGCATTAACCAGCAAGGAGCGCCAGGCTCAAGCGGCGCAGTTGGCTGCCAGTAAGGACAAGTCGGGTAACAACAGTGGAAACAATCTGCAGGTCAGTAAGAGCCAAGAGGCTCAAATGACACTGGCGGTACACGAACAAAGTAATGCATTGGTCGTCACCGCACCGGAACCACTGTTCTTGGAAGTTCAACAGCTTATCCAAAAGCTAGACCAACAGGGCGCACAAGCTGTGGAAGTCGTCTGGTATCCGAACGTAGAGCGTTTAGAGATGCTGAAAGATGTTTTGAATATCGATTCACGCTCGGGACGCAGGAGGTAG
- a CDS encoding proprotein convertase P-domain-containing protein, with product MSIHRKLPLAPCLALVLLVPMSLAATAQVVGPDVQIQGFEKPAEDTVVPEFGTPSVKYPYNSEDLETADSLLRRYDSNRDGNIDATESVRARWTRGNPFELDFNRDGQVNRIELAQREALQRLERMRHSNNFFSLLKTREPRLVPSTEELSFRSRGDSQQSDRTSRYMTSTIIQRYDRNRDRVLDTWEQQGLGIDVSKVDENGDGKIGFGELDAWLHLQMQELSEDYSELLPDWFFERDVNKDGQIEMSEFATDWTAELVDEFAAMDTNGDGLLTTPEMLGAKSVVGGVFENPKAEMIPPRGNVLAEIEIEESLIIGKLEVELSITHTYTEHLDAYLLSPSGERVELFSKVGRSDDNFEETKFSDESREKIREGRAPFHGTYQPQAIEKRQPGLSQFEGQELQGVWQLMIGAERSDRFGMLHNWSLIVTPAKESSDE from the coding sequence ATGTCGATTCATCGTAAGCTTCCCCTCGCGCCTTGCTTGGCGTTGGTATTATTAGTGCCGATGTCGCTAGCAGCCACCGCTCAGGTGGTGGGGCCAGACGTTCAAATCCAAGGGTTTGAAAAACCCGCTGAAGACACAGTCGTTCCTGAATTTGGGACGCCCAGCGTCAAGTACCCATACAACAGTGAAGATCTAGAGACCGCCGACAGTCTCTTGAGACGCTATGACTCGAATCGCGATGGCAACATCGACGCCACCGAATCGGTACGAGCGCGGTGGACGCGAGGCAATCCCTTTGAACTTGACTTCAACCGAGACGGACAAGTCAATCGTATCGAACTTGCCCAGCGCGAAGCCCTCCAACGCCTCGAGAGAATGCGCCATAGCAACAACTTCTTTTCGTTGCTGAAAACGCGCGAGCCCAGACTCGTCCCCTCAACCGAGGAATTGAGTTTCCGCAGCAGAGGCGATTCTCAACAATCCGACCGCACCAGTCGCTACATGACCTCGACAATCATCCAGCGTTACGATCGCAATCGGGACAGAGTGCTCGACACTTGGGAACAACAGGGATTGGGAATCGACGTTTCGAAGGTTGATGAAAACGGTGATGGTAAAATTGGGTTCGGGGAACTGGATGCGTGGTTGCACTTGCAGATGCAAGAACTCTCGGAAGATTATTCGGAATTGTTGCCCGATTGGTTTTTTGAACGCGACGTGAATAAAGACGGACAAATCGAGATGTCGGAGTTCGCCACTGACTGGACCGCAGAGTTGGTGGATGAATTTGCAGCGATGGACACCAACGGAGATGGGCTGCTCACGACACCAGAGATGCTGGGGGCCAAGTCGGTTGTCGGCGGTGTCTTCGAGAACCCAAAGGCCGAAATGATCCCCCCACGCGGCAATGTGCTGGCGGAGATTGAGATCGAAGAATCGTTGATCATTGGAAAACTCGAAGTAGAACTATCCATTACTCACACCTACACGGAACACTTGGACGCCTATCTGCTAAGCCCGAGTGGCGAACGCGTTGAATTGTTCAGCAAAGTTGGGCGCAGCGACGACAACTTCGAAGAAACCAAATTCTCCGACGAATCCCGGGAGAAAATCCGCGAAGGACGCGCCCCCTTTCATGGCACCTACCAGCCGCAGGCGATCGAAAAACGACAGCCTGGCCTAAGCCAGTTCGAAGGTCAAGAATTGCAAGGTGTATGGCAGCTCATGATCGGGGCAGAACGAAGTGATCGGTTCGGTATGCTTCACAATTGGTCCTTGATTGTGACGCCCGCCAAGGAATCCTCTGACGAGTAA
- a CDS encoding redoxin family protein → MLLIRTILVAGLAVLAAGSCETFVQSAEPETTGTAIRQGPRPLKGGSHGVGRLIPDASLTDLLGDTHHLSQLALNHQLLVIAMTSTSCPLSQKYLPTLVELSQAASGDVAWLIVNPIATDKTDAMHTAAKRFDDNVIYAHDSNGEFSARIGALTTTDVIVLDRSRTVVYHGAIDDQYGFGYSTESPRNRYLANALKAYADGRSPLITATEAPGCTLVRPSREESPNKLTYHSRISRIVQQNCVGCHRDEGVAPFALTSFEEVQAHAAMIEQVVARDLMPPWFAADAEATDSDALSPWTNDCSLADIDKHDLLTWLAGPMDEGDVHDAPLPLTFSSEWQIGPPDVVFEFAEPQVVKASGVMPYKYVTVATDLSEDKWVQAIEIQPGNRSVVHHVLVFVQGGDQDHSERDGFWGIYVPGNSSLIYPDGFAKRLPKQAKLRFQMHYTPNGTATTDQTRIGLVFAKVPTQHEVRVAGIFNDKINIPAGADNHQEVADLRIPADARVMGLLPHMHLRGKAARYEVIQSDASTTLLNVPRYDFNWQLLYRYRDPLLLKQGDIIRFTAWYDNSDQNPANPDPTKSVGWGPQTYDEMQVGYVEYYLPGVAPVELGGERTLPSLREGRVSRTAAFFRRLDVNQDGVITKAEVQERLPDNPRASGPIFDRLDEDHNGELTQAELTKL, encoded by the coding sequence ATGCTGCTGATCCGTACAATTCTAGTGGCCGGTCTAGCTGTTCTGGCAGCCGGCAGTTGTGAGACTTTCGTCCAGTCCGCGGAACCCGAGACGACGGGAACAGCTATTCGCCAGGGCCCTCGACCACTCAAGGGAGGAAGCCATGGGGTTGGCCGCTTGATCCCCGATGCGAGTCTGACAGATCTCCTCGGAGATACACATCACCTCAGTCAGCTTGCGCTAAACCATCAATTGCTGGTGATCGCGATGACCAGCACCAGTTGCCCTCTTAGCCAGAAATATCTACCAACATTGGTTGAGTTATCCCAAGCGGCTAGCGGAGACGTGGCATGGCTGATCGTGAATCCTATCGCAACGGACAAGACGGACGCCATGCATACGGCGGCAAAGCGGTTCGATGATAATGTGATCTACGCTCACGATAGCAACGGAGAGTTTTCGGCCCGTATCGGCGCCTTAACCACGACCGATGTGATCGTCCTCGATCGTTCGCGGACGGTTGTTTACCACGGTGCCATTGATGATCAATACGGATTCGGGTACTCCACCGAATCACCTCGAAACCGCTATCTGGCAAACGCGTTGAAGGCATACGCGGATGGAAGATCGCCACTGATTACTGCCACGGAAGCCCCCGGTTGCACGCTAGTTCGGCCCTCGCGGGAGGAAAGCCCCAACAAGCTCACCTACCACAGCCGCATCTCTCGCATTGTGCAACAAAACTGCGTCGGCTGCCATCGTGATGAAGGGGTCGCGCCCTTTGCGCTCACTTCGTTTGAAGAGGTTCAAGCGCATGCCGCAATGATTGAACAAGTCGTTGCGCGTGACCTCATGCCACCGTGGTTTGCAGCCGATGCAGAAGCGACGGACTCCGACGCGCTATCCCCCTGGACTAACGACTGCTCCCTGGCAGATATCGACAAACACGATTTGCTGACCTGGCTCGCCGGACCGATGGACGAAGGTGACGTTCATGACGCTCCCCTGCCCTTGACGTTTTCCAGTGAATGGCAAATTGGTCCACCAGATGTCGTTTTCGAATTTGCGGAACCCCAAGTGGTGAAGGCATCTGGCGTGATGCCTTACAAGTATGTCACAGTCGCAACGGACCTCAGCGAAGACAAGTGGGTGCAAGCGATCGAAATTCAGCCCGGAAACCGAAGTGTCGTCCACCATGTTCTCGTCTTTGTACAAGGCGGCGATCAGGACCACAGCGAGCGTGACGGATTCTGGGGTATCTATGTGCCTGGCAACAGTTCTCTCATCTATCCCGATGGATTCGCCAAGCGATTGCCCAAGCAAGCTAAACTCCGCTTCCAAATGCATTACACCCCCAACGGTACGGCAACCACCGATCAAACTAGAATTGGACTCGTCTTTGCTAAAGTTCCCACGCAGCACGAGGTGCGTGTAGCTGGGATATTCAATGACAAAATCAATATCCCGGCAGGGGCCGACAATCACCAAGAAGTTGCGGATCTGCGGATACCAGCGGACGCCAGAGTCATGGGTTTGCTCCCCCACATGCACCTGCGTGGAAAAGCCGCCCGCTACGAAGTCATTCAGTCGGATGCAAGTACCACGCTCCTGAACGTTCCTCGCTACGATTTTAATTGGCAACTACTCTACCGCTACCGTGATCCACTATTGTTGAAGCAGGGTGACATCATCCGCTTTACTGCATGGTACGACAACAGTGACCAGAACCCTGCAAATCCAGACCCGACGAAATCTGTTGGCTGGGGACCGCAAACCTACGATGAAATGCAAGTCGGCTACGTCGAGTACTACTTGCCCGGCGTCGCCCCAGTAGAGTTGGGAGGGGAGCGCACGCTACCAAGTCTGCGTGAGGGGCGAGTTTCCCGTACTGCCGCCTTCTTCCGTCGACTCGACGTCAATCAAGACGGAGTCATTACCAAGGCAGAAGTCCAGGAGCGACTACCCGACAATCCAAGGGCGTCAGGACCAATTTTCGATCGACTCGATGAAGACCATAACGGAGAGTTGACGCAGGCTGAATTGACCAAGCTCTAA
- a CDS encoding alpha/beta hydrolase family esterase: protein MIKQLFASAVLLLSIGVSHTSAQESFSVPVASTASERTWEVEGKQRKAIVYTPAEATTHPTPLVFVFHGHGGTMGRAMKSFSLDRLWPEAIVVCPQGLNTPGFLTDPQGKKPGWQGMTGQQEDRDLKFFDEMLSSLKQDYKVDETRVYATGHSNGAAFTYLLWATRGNVLAAVAPSAGAIRPQIRRIIAPKPAMILAGENDTLVKFTWQTATIEFVRKLNKCKEPPITEGLLHSYSSSINAPLQTYIHPGGHQFAADSVPAIVAFFQQHQLTQQKSESE, encoded by the coding sequence ATGATCAAGCAACTCTTTGCCTCCGCCGTCCTCCTACTTTCGATCGGCGTGTCGCATACCAGTGCGCAAGAGTCGTTTAGCGTCCCTGTAGCTTCGACAGCGAGCGAACGCACATGGGAAGTTGAAGGCAAGCAGCGAAAAGCCATTGTTTACACTCCGGCCGAAGCCACCACGCATCCTACCCCTCTGGTATTTGTCTTTCACGGGCACGGGGGAACCATGGGCAGAGCCATGAAGTCGTTTTCGTTGGACCGTCTATGGCCGGAGGCAATTGTGGTCTGCCCTCAAGGGCTCAATACCCCCGGTTTCCTCACCGATCCCCAGGGCAAGAAGCCGGGGTGGCAGGGTATGACGGGGCAACAAGAGGATCGCGATCTCAAGTTCTTCGACGAGATGCTTAGCAGCTTAAAACAAGACTACAAAGTTGACGAAACGCGAGTTTACGCCACCGGCCACTCCAACGGCGCGGCCTTCACCTATCTGCTGTGGGCCACGCGTGGAAACGTGCTGGCCGCCGTCGCTCCATCAGCGGGTGCAATCCGTCCGCAAATTCGGCGTATTATCGCGCCCAAACCCGCCATGATTCTAGCCGGTGAGAACGACACACTGGTCAAATTCACTTGGCAGACCGCTACCATTGAATTCGTCCGCAAACTGAACAAGTGCAAGGAGCCTCCGATCACCGAAGGCCTACTGCACTCCTACAGCTCCTCCATCAATGCTCCGTTGCAGACCTACATTCACCCCGGCGGACATCAGTTCGCTGCTGACAGCGTGCCAGCTATCGTAGCATTCTTCCAACAACACCAACTCACTCAACAGAAGAGCGAGTCGGAGTAA